The Glandiceps talaboti chromosome 1, keGlaTala1.1, whole genome shotgun sequence genome has a segment encoding these proteins:
- the LOC144438454 gene encoding mannose-1-phosphate guanylyltransferase catalytic subunit beta-like has translation MKALILVGGYGTRLRPLTLNRPKPLVEFGNKPMILHQVEALVEAGVNHIILAVSYLSDMLENELKAQEQKLNIKITMSHEEEPLGTAGPLALARELLKEGNEPFFVLNSDISCDFPFRAMLDAHKKNGKEGLIVVTKVEEPSKYGVVVYDHTGRIERFVEKPQEFVSNKINAGLYIFNPTILDRIQLKPTSIEKEIFPAMAKDGELFAFELKGYWMDVGQPKDFLTGMCLYLTHLRNTAPDKLAKGDGIVGNVLVDPSAKIGHKCRIGPNVTVGPDVVIEDGVCIKRSTVLKGTTCKSHSWIESSIIGWKCSIGQWVRMENVSVLGEDVIVKDEVYVNGGRILPHKSIGDSVAEPQIIM, from the exons atgaagGCTCTTATTCTTGTTGGTGGATATGGAACAAGGTTACGACCTTTGACCCTCAATCGACCCAAGCCATTGGTGGAGTTTGGTAACAAACCAATGATACTTCACCAAGTGGAGGCACTAGTTGAG GCAGGAGTAAACCACATCATTCTTGCTGTCAGCTATCTTTCAGACATGTTGGAAAACGAACTTAAAGCACAGGAACAAAAG ttaaatataaaaattacaatgtCACATGAAGAAGAACCCTTAGGAACTG CTGGACCATTGGCCCTTGCAAGAGAACTTCTTAAAGAAGGCAATGAACCATTCTTTGTTTTGAACAGTGATATCAGCTGTGATTTTCCATTTAGAGCAATGCTTGATGCACACAAAAAGAATGGAAAAGAAGGCCTCATAGTG gTAACCAAGGTAGAAGAACCTTCCAAATATGGTGTTGTAGTATACGACCACACAGGAAGGATTGAACGTTTTGTAGAAAAACCACAAGAATTTGTATCCAATAAAATCAATGCTGGTTTATATATATTCAACCCTACCATACTAGATAGAATACAG CTGAAACCAACATCTATAGAAAAAGAAATATTCCCTGCTATGGCAAAAGATGGAGAGTTATTTGCATTTGAATTGAAAG GTTATTGGATGGATGTTGGTCAGCCTAAAGATTTCCTGACTGGAATGTGCCTTTATCTTACCCACCTCAGAAACACAGCACCAGACAAACTAGCCAAGGGAGATGGCATTGTAGGAAATGTCCTAGTG GATCCTAGTGCAAAAATTGGACACAAGTGTCGGATAGGTCCCAATGTGACAGTAGGTCCAGATGTAGTCATAGAAGATGGTGTGTGTATAAAACGTAGTACAGTGTTGAAAGgcactacatgtaaatcacattCGTGGATTGAGTCGTCTATCATTGGATGGAAGTGTAGCATTGGACAGTGG GTCAGAATGGAAAACGTCTCAGTACTTGGTGAAGATGTGATAGTGAAAGATGAAGTGTATGTCAATGGCGGACGTATCTTACCTCACAAATCTATTGGCGATTCAGTAGCAGAACCACAAATCATCAtgtag